In a single window of the Bufo bufo chromosome 5, aBufBuf1.1, whole genome shotgun sequence genome:
- the SYBU gene encoding syntabulin isoform X2: MGPLQDGKKMQDKEIARSRIPRLVLRPYLPKQKVSPSSESPFSEEDSKDFNLTSSRSARTISNNSFCSDDTGCPSSQSVSPVKTPSDAGMSPMGFCTRSEDDYSHKRVSVGTFADGNVQPARYKKELKSGFLKTGSEADFSSSSSTGSISAPEVHINAVSGGKKTSFSRNSLRPQAHGRIRDPCRVPFSPNVHSRVSHGRSHTCSSTKPVHSPPVSREKDLFSVLCRNQTTPINVHDAYGVSSPSSSNSGSYKGSDTSPTLRRTMRYASCGDNHGIKPPSPEQYLTPLQQKEVSIRHLKAKLKESQGTLEERETEIEDLKSQLARMREDWIEEECHRVEAQLALKEARKEIRQLKQFIETMKNSLAEKDKGIQKYFIDINIQNRKLETLLRSMELAQDGAFRDDSCLDYICNSPGASLTESAIYDKMSDALLMEDQAMEEMADCDLLNDDLANRDCLYDDVVMDTMSDESLTNLNSTTLQGKVSFEKDREKFNSKRAQGSSWMEQAIQTDIVPYSLDLENLILKIFKSHNDKLIGQSSVLQGLQLKCSTNLIDLTPDDPNSAILLSPDSQNNDSLLIPMSNRAMKELDFDGPSVQLPSTDTAQTCVAEKHWSDHFLTDFLAVAVPVIPSVLWAFTTQRGNPDPVYNFGTMMRGCCLMALHTLRKTSTNTYI, encoded by the exons AAAATGCAAGACAAAGAGATTGCCCGCAGCCGCATCCCCCGCCTGGTTCTGCGGCCTTACTTGCCAAAGCAAAAAGTTTCACCATCTTCTGAGTCCCCATTCTCAGAAGAAGACAGCAAAGACTTCAACTTGACCTCAAGTCGATCTGCAAGGACCATAAGTAACAACAGCTTCTGCTCAG ATGATACAGGCTGCCCCAGTAGTCAGTCTGTGTCCCCAGTCAAGACGCCCTCTGATGCTGGCATGAGCCCAATGGGATTCTGCACCAGAAGTGAGGATGACTACAGCCACAAGAGAGTCAGTGTCGGAACTTTTGCAGATGGAAACGTTCAGCCGGCTCGATACAAAAAGGAACTGAAGAGCGGTTTCCTGAAGACAG GAAGTGAAGCAGACTTCAGTTCTTCTAGCAGTACCGGCAGCATATCTGCTCCAGAGGTTCATATAAATGCTGTGTCCGGAGGCAAGAAGACGTCGTTCTCACGCAA CTCGCTAAGGCCCCAAGCACACGGCCGTATTCGGGATCCGTGTCGCGTCCCATTCTCCCCCAACGTCCATAG TCGTGTCTCCCATGGACGAAGTCATACATGCTCCTCGACAAAGCCTGTGCACAGTCCCCCTGTCTCGCGTGAGAAGGATCTTTTTTCAGTTCTCTGCAGAAACCAGACTACCCCAATAAATGTTCATGATGCCTACGGTGTGTCTTCTCCGAGCAGCAGTAACTCTGGGTCCTACAAGGGCAGCGATACCAGCCCTACTCTACG ACGTACCATGAGATATGCATCTTGTGGTGATAACCACGGCATCAAGCCGCCGTCTCCTGAACAATATCTGACCCCACTTCAGCAGAAGGAAGTCTCTATACGGCACCTGAAAGCAAAGTTAAAGGAGTCACAGGGCACCCTGGAGGAAAG gGAAACAGAAATAGAAGACCTAAAATCTCAGCTCGCTCGCATGAGAGAAGACTGGATTGAAGAGGAATGTCATCGTGTGGAAGCCCAGCTCGCCTTGAAAGAAGCCCGGAAGGAAATCAGACAACTAAAGCAGTTCATTGAGACCATGAAAAACAGTTTAGCTGAGAAGGATAAAGGAATTCAGAAATATTTTATAGACATTAATATTCAGAACCGGAAGTTGGAGACTCTGCTGCGTAGCATGGAGCTGGCTCAAGATGGGGCATTTAGAGATGACTCGTGTTTGGACTACATATGTAACTCTCCAGGGGCGTCTCTTACAGAAAGTGCCATTTACGATAAAATGTCGGATGCACTTCTAATGGAAGACCAAGCAATGGAGGAAATGGCAGATTGTGACCTCCTGAATGATGATCTGGCAAACAGAGACTGTTTGTATGATGATGTCGTCATGGACACCATGAGTGATGAAAGTCTGACAAATTTGAATTCTACCACATTGCAGGGCAAGGTCAGCTTTGAAAAGGACAGGGAGAAATTTAATTCCAAAAGGGCTCAAGGTTCAAGTTGGATGGAACAGGCAATCCAGACCGATATTGTTCCTTACAGCCTTGATCTTGAAAATCTCATCCTGAAGATCTTCAAATCTCATAATGACAAGCTGATTGGTCAGTCTTCTGTTTTGCAGGGGCTCCAATTGAAGTGTTCTACTAACTTAATAGATTTGACCCCCGATGATCCAAATTCTGCCATACTTCTCTCCCCGGATTCTCAGAACAATGATTCTCTTCTAATTCCCATGTCAAACCGTGCTATGAaagaacttgattttgatggacCTTCAGTTCAGCTGCCAAGTACAGACACGGCACAGACCTGTGTAGCCGAGAAACACTGGAGTGACCATTTTTTGACCGACTTCCTGGCTGTGGCTGTGCCTGTAATTCCTTCAGTTTTATGGGCATTCACTACCCAAAGAGGAAATCCTGACCCGGTGTATAACTTTGGTACGATGATGCGAGGTTGTTGCTTGATGGCTCTACATACTCTTCGGAAAACCTCAACCAACACTTATATTTAA
- the SYBU gene encoding syntabulin isoform X1, producing the protein MGPLQDGKKMQDKEIARSRIPRLVLRPYLPKQKVSPSSESPFSEEDSKDFNLTSSRSARTISNNSFCSDDTGCPSSQSVSPVKTPSDAGMSPMGFCTRSEDDYSHKRVSVGTFADGNVQPARYKKELKSGFLKTGSEADFSSSSSTGSISAPEVHINAVSGGKKTSFSRKLPYRTEPQKRVSRSTTESSLRPQAHGRIRDPCRVPFSPNVHSRVSHGRSHTCSSTKPVHSPPVSREKDLFSVLCRNQTTPINVHDAYGVSSPSSSNSGSYKGSDTSPTLRRTMRYASCGDNHGIKPPSPEQYLTPLQQKEVSIRHLKAKLKESQGTLEERETEIEDLKSQLARMREDWIEEECHRVEAQLALKEARKEIRQLKQFIETMKNSLAEKDKGIQKYFIDINIQNRKLETLLRSMELAQDGAFRDDSCLDYICNSPGASLTESAIYDKMSDALLMEDQAMEEMADCDLLNDDLANRDCLYDDVVMDTMSDESLTNLNSTTLQGKVSFEKDREKFNSKRAQGSSWMEQAIQTDIVPYSLDLENLILKIFKSHNDKLIGQSSVLQGLQLKCSTNLIDLTPDDPNSAILLSPDSQNNDSLLIPMSNRAMKELDFDGPSVQLPSTDTAQTCVAEKHWSDHFLTDFLAVAVPVIPSVLWAFTTQRGNPDPVYNFGTMMRGCCLMALHTLRKTSTNTYI; encoded by the exons AAAATGCAAGACAAAGAGATTGCCCGCAGCCGCATCCCCCGCCTGGTTCTGCGGCCTTACTTGCCAAAGCAAAAAGTTTCACCATCTTCTGAGTCCCCATTCTCAGAAGAAGACAGCAAAGACTTCAACTTGACCTCAAGTCGATCTGCAAGGACCATAAGTAACAACAGCTTCTGCTCAG ATGATACAGGCTGCCCCAGTAGTCAGTCTGTGTCCCCAGTCAAGACGCCCTCTGATGCTGGCATGAGCCCAATGGGATTCTGCACCAGAAGTGAGGATGACTACAGCCACAAGAGAGTCAGTGTCGGAACTTTTGCAGATGGAAACGTTCAGCCGGCTCGATACAAAAAGGAACTGAAGAGCGGTTTCCTGAAGACAG GAAGTGAAGCAGACTTCAGTTCTTCTAGCAGTACCGGCAGCATATCTGCTCCAGAGGTTCATATAAATGCTGTGTCCGGAGGCAAGAAGACGTCGTTCTCACGCAA GCTGCCTTACCGTACCGAGCCCCAGAAACGTGTCTCCAGGAGTACCACTGAGAG CTCGCTAAGGCCCCAAGCACACGGCCGTATTCGGGATCCGTGTCGCGTCCCATTCTCCCCCAACGTCCATAG TCGTGTCTCCCATGGACGAAGTCATACATGCTCCTCGACAAAGCCTGTGCACAGTCCCCCTGTCTCGCGTGAGAAGGATCTTTTTTCAGTTCTCTGCAGAAACCAGACTACCCCAATAAATGTTCATGATGCCTACGGTGTGTCTTCTCCGAGCAGCAGTAACTCTGGGTCCTACAAGGGCAGCGATACCAGCCCTACTCTACG ACGTACCATGAGATATGCATCTTGTGGTGATAACCACGGCATCAAGCCGCCGTCTCCTGAACAATATCTGACCCCACTTCAGCAGAAGGAAGTCTCTATACGGCACCTGAAAGCAAAGTTAAAGGAGTCACAGGGCACCCTGGAGGAAAG gGAAACAGAAATAGAAGACCTAAAATCTCAGCTCGCTCGCATGAGAGAAGACTGGATTGAAGAGGAATGTCATCGTGTGGAAGCCCAGCTCGCCTTGAAAGAAGCCCGGAAGGAAATCAGACAACTAAAGCAGTTCATTGAGACCATGAAAAACAGTTTAGCTGAGAAGGATAAAGGAATTCAGAAATATTTTATAGACATTAATATTCAGAACCGGAAGTTGGAGACTCTGCTGCGTAGCATGGAGCTGGCTCAAGATGGGGCATTTAGAGATGACTCGTGTTTGGACTACATATGTAACTCTCCAGGGGCGTCTCTTACAGAAAGTGCCATTTACGATAAAATGTCGGATGCACTTCTAATGGAAGACCAAGCAATGGAGGAAATGGCAGATTGTGACCTCCTGAATGATGATCTGGCAAACAGAGACTGTTTGTATGATGATGTCGTCATGGACACCATGAGTGATGAAAGTCTGACAAATTTGAATTCTACCACATTGCAGGGCAAGGTCAGCTTTGAAAAGGACAGGGAGAAATTTAATTCCAAAAGGGCTCAAGGTTCAAGTTGGATGGAACAGGCAATCCAGACCGATATTGTTCCTTACAGCCTTGATCTTGAAAATCTCATCCTGAAGATCTTCAAATCTCATAATGACAAGCTGATTGGTCAGTCTTCTGTTTTGCAGGGGCTCCAATTGAAGTGTTCTACTAACTTAATAGATTTGACCCCCGATGATCCAAATTCTGCCATACTTCTCTCCCCGGATTCTCAGAACAATGATTCTCTTCTAATTCCCATGTCAAACCGTGCTATGAaagaacttgattttgatggacCTTCAGTTCAGCTGCCAAGTACAGACACGGCACAGACCTGTGTAGCCGAGAAACACTGGAGTGACCATTTTTTGACCGACTTCCTGGCTGTGGCTGTGCCTGTAATTCCTTCAGTTTTATGGGCATTCACTACCCAAAGAGGAAATCCTGACCCGGTGTATAACTTTGGTACGATGATGCGAGGTTGTTGCTTGATGGCTCTACATACTCTTCGGAAAACCTCAACCAACACTTATATTTAA
- the SYBU gene encoding syntabulin isoform X4 translates to MGPLQDGKKMQDKEIARSRIPRLVLRPYLPKQKVSPSSESPFSEEDSKDFNLTSSRSARTISNNSFCSDDTGCPSSQSVSPVKTPSDAGMSPMGFCTRSEDDYSHKRVSVGTFADGNVQPARYKKELKSGFLKTGSEADFSSSSSTGSISAPEVHINAVSGGKKTSFSRKLPYRTEPQKRVSRSTTESRVSHGRSHTCSSTKPVHSPPVSREKDLFSVLCRNQTTPINVHDAYGVSSPSSSNSGSYKGSDTSPTLRRTMRYASCGDNHGIKPPSPEQYLTPLQQKEVSIRHLKAKLKESQGTLEERETEIEDLKSQLARMREDWIEEECHRVEAQLALKEARKEIRQLKQFIETMKNSLAEKDKGIQKYFIDINIQNRKLETLLRSMELAQDGAFRDDSCLDYICNSPGASLTESAIYDKMSDALLMEDQAMEEMADCDLLNDDLANRDCLYDDVVMDTMSDESLTNLNSTTLQGKVSFEKDREKFNSKRAQGSSWMEQAIQTDIVPYSLDLENLILKIFKSHNDKLIGQSSVLQGLQLKCSTNLIDLTPDDPNSAILLSPDSQNNDSLLIPMSNRAMKELDFDGPSVQLPSTDTAQTCVAEKHWSDHFLTDFLAVAVPVIPSVLWAFTTQRGNPDPVYNFGTMMRGCCLMALHTLRKTSTNTYI, encoded by the exons AAAATGCAAGACAAAGAGATTGCCCGCAGCCGCATCCCCCGCCTGGTTCTGCGGCCTTACTTGCCAAAGCAAAAAGTTTCACCATCTTCTGAGTCCCCATTCTCAGAAGAAGACAGCAAAGACTTCAACTTGACCTCAAGTCGATCTGCAAGGACCATAAGTAACAACAGCTTCTGCTCAG ATGATACAGGCTGCCCCAGTAGTCAGTCTGTGTCCCCAGTCAAGACGCCCTCTGATGCTGGCATGAGCCCAATGGGATTCTGCACCAGAAGTGAGGATGACTACAGCCACAAGAGAGTCAGTGTCGGAACTTTTGCAGATGGAAACGTTCAGCCGGCTCGATACAAAAAGGAACTGAAGAGCGGTTTCCTGAAGACAG GAAGTGAAGCAGACTTCAGTTCTTCTAGCAGTACCGGCAGCATATCTGCTCCAGAGGTTCATATAAATGCTGTGTCCGGAGGCAAGAAGACGTCGTTCTCACGCAA GCTGCCTTACCGTACCGAGCCCCAGAAACGTGTCTCCAGGAGTACCACTGAGAG TCGTGTCTCCCATGGACGAAGTCATACATGCTCCTCGACAAAGCCTGTGCACAGTCCCCCTGTCTCGCGTGAGAAGGATCTTTTTTCAGTTCTCTGCAGAAACCAGACTACCCCAATAAATGTTCATGATGCCTACGGTGTGTCTTCTCCGAGCAGCAGTAACTCTGGGTCCTACAAGGGCAGCGATACCAGCCCTACTCTACG ACGTACCATGAGATATGCATCTTGTGGTGATAACCACGGCATCAAGCCGCCGTCTCCTGAACAATATCTGACCCCACTTCAGCAGAAGGAAGTCTCTATACGGCACCTGAAAGCAAAGTTAAAGGAGTCACAGGGCACCCTGGAGGAAAG gGAAACAGAAATAGAAGACCTAAAATCTCAGCTCGCTCGCATGAGAGAAGACTGGATTGAAGAGGAATGTCATCGTGTGGAAGCCCAGCTCGCCTTGAAAGAAGCCCGGAAGGAAATCAGACAACTAAAGCAGTTCATTGAGACCATGAAAAACAGTTTAGCTGAGAAGGATAAAGGAATTCAGAAATATTTTATAGACATTAATATTCAGAACCGGAAGTTGGAGACTCTGCTGCGTAGCATGGAGCTGGCTCAAGATGGGGCATTTAGAGATGACTCGTGTTTGGACTACATATGTAACTCTCCAGGGGCGTCTCTTACAGAAAGTGCCATTTACGATAAAATGTCGGATGCACTTCTAATGGAAGACCAAGCAATGGAGGAAATGGCAGATTGTGACCTCCTGAATGATGATCTGGCAAACAGAGACTGTTTGTATGATGATGTCGTCATGGACACCATGAGTGATGAAAGTCTGACAAATTTGAATTCTACCACATTGCAGGGCAAGGTCAGCTTTGAAAAGGACAGGGAGAAATTTAATTCCAAAAGGGCTCAAGGTTCAAGTTGGATGGAACAGGCAATCCAGACCGATATTGTTCCTTACAGCCTTGATCTTGAAAATCTCATCCTGAAGATCTTCAAATCTCATAATGACAAGCTGATTGGTCAGTCTTCTGTTTTGCAGGGGCTCCAATTGAAGTGTTCTACTAACTTAATAGATTTGACCCCCGATGATCCAAATTCTGCCATACTTCTCTCCCCGGATTCTCAGAACAATGATTCTCTTCTAATTCCCATGTCAAACCGTGCTATGAaagaacttgattttgatggacCTTCAGTTCAGCTGCCAAGTACAGACACGGCACAGACCTGTGTAGCCGAGAAACACTGGAGTGACCATTTTTTGACCGACTTCCTGGCTGTGGCTGTGCCTGTAATTCCTTCAGTTTTATGGGCATTCACTACCCAAAGAGGAAATCCTGACCCGGTGTATAACTTTGGTACGATGATGCGAGGTTGTTGCTTGATGGCTCTACATACTCTTCGGAAAACCTCAACCAACACTTATATTTAA
- the SYBU gene encoding syntabulin isoform X5, whose product MGPLQDGKKMQDKEIARSRIPRLVLRPYLPKQKVSPSSESPFSEEDSKDFNLTSSRSARTISNNSFCSDDTGCPSSQSVSPVKTPSDAGMSPMGFCTRSEDDYSHKRVSVGTFADGNVQPARYKKELKSGFLKTGSEADFSSSSSTGSISAPEVHINAVSGGKKTSFSRNRVSHGRSHTCSSTKPVHSPPVSREKDLFSVLCRNQTTPINVHDAYGVSSPSSSNSGSYKGSDTSPTLRRTMRYASCGDNHGIKPPSPEQYLTPLQQKEVSIRHLKAKLKESQGTLEERETEIEDLKSQLARMREDWIEEECHRVEAQLALKEARKEIRQLKQFIETMKNSLAEKDKGIQKYFIDINIQNRKLETLLRSMELAQDGAFRDDSCLDYICNSPGASLTESAIYDKMSDALLMEDQAMEEMADCDLLNDDLANRDCLYDDVVMDTMSDESLTNLNSTTLQGKVSFEKDREKFNSKRAQGSSWMEQAIQTDIVPYSLDLENLILKIFKSHNDKLIGQSSVLQGLQLKCSTNLIDLTPDDPNSAILLSPDSQNNDSLLIPMSNRAMKELDFDGPSVQLPSTDTAQTCVAEKHWSDHFLTDFLAVAVPVIPSVLWAFTTQRGNPDPVYNFGTMMRGCCLMALHTLRKTSTNTYI is encoded by the exons AAAATGCAAGACAAAGAGATTGCCCGCAGCCGCATCCCCCGCCTGGTTCTGCGGCCTTACTTGCCAAAGCAAAAAGTTTCACCATCTTCTGAGTCCCCATTCTCAGAAGAAGACAGCAAAGACTTCAACTTGACCTCAAGTCGATCTGCAAGGACCATAAGTAACAACAGCTTCTGCTCAG ATGATACAGGCTGCCCCAGTAGTCAGTCTGTGTCCCCAGTCAAGACGCCCTCTGATGCTGGCATGAGCCCAATGGGATTCTGCACCAGAAGTGAGGATGACTACAGCCACAAGAGAGTCAGTGTCGGAACTTTTGCAGATGGAAACGTTCAGCCGGCTCGATACAAAAAGGAACTGAAGAGCGGTTTCCTGAAGACAG GAAGTGAAGCAGACTTCAGTTCTTCTAGCAGTACCGGCAGCATATCTGCTCCAGAGGTTCATATAAATGCTGTGTCCGGAGGCAAGAAGACGTCGTTCTCACGCAA TCGTGTCTCCCATGGACGAAGTCATACATGCTCCTCGACAAAGCCTGTGCACAGTCCCCCTGTCTCGCGTGAGAAGGATCTTTTTTCAGTTCTCTGCAGAAACCAGACTACCCCAATAAATGTTCATGATGCCTACGGTGTGTCTTCTCCGAGCAGCAGTAACTCTGGGTCCTACAAGGGCAGCGATACCAGCCCTACTCTACG ACGTACCATGAGATATGCATCTTGTGGTGATAACCACGGCATCAAGCCGCCGTCTCCTGAACAATATCTGACCCCACTTCAGCAGAAGGAAGTCTCTATACGGCACCTGAAAGCAAAGTTAAAGGAGTCACAGGGCACCCTGGAGGAAAG gGAAACAGAAATAGAAGACCTAAAATCTCAGCTCGCTCGCATGAGAGAAGACTGGATTGAAGAGGAATGTCATCGTGTGGAAGCCCAGCTCGCCTTGAAAGAAGCCCGGAAGGAAATCAGACAACTAAAGCAGTTCATTGAGACCATGAAAAACAGTTTAGCTGAGAAGGATAAAGGAATTCAGAAATATTTTATAGACATTAATATTCAGAACCGGAAGTTGGAGACTCTGCTGCGTAGCATGGAGCTGGCTCAAGATGGGGCATTTAGAGATGACTCGTGTTTGGACTACATATGTAACTCTCCAGGGGCGTCTCTTACAGAAAGTGCCATTTACGATAAAATGTCGGATGCACTTCTAATGGAAGACCAAGCAATGGAGGAAATGGCAGATTGTGACCTCCTGAATGATGATCTGGCAAACAGAGACTGTTTGTATGATGATGTCGTCATGGACACCATGAGTGATGAAAGTCTGACAAATTTGAATTCTACCACATTGCAGGGCAAGGTCAGCTTTGAAAAGGACAGGGAGAAATTTAATTCCAAAAGGGCTCAAGGTTCAAGTTGGATGGAACAGGCAATCCAGACCGATATTGTTCCTTACAGCCTTGATCTTGAAAATCTCATCCTGAAGATCTTCAAATCTCATAATGACAAGCTGATTGGTCAGTCTTCTGTTTTGCAGGGGCTCCAATTGAAGTGTTCTACTAACTTAATAGATTTGACCCCCGATGATCCAAATTCTGCCATACTTCTCTCCCCGGATTCTCAGAACAATGATTCTCTTCTAATTCCCATGTCAAACCGTGCTATGAaagaacttgattttgatggacCTTCAGTTCAGCTGCCAAGTACAGACACGGCACAGACCTGTGTAGCCGAGAAACACTGGAGTGACCATTTTTTGACCGACTTCCTGGCTGTGGCTGTGCCTGTAATTCCTTCAGTTTTATGGGCATTCACTACCCAAAGAGGAAATCCTGACCCGGTGTATAACTTTGGTACGATGATGCGAGGTTGTTGCTTGATGGCTCTACATACTCTTCGGAAAACCTCAACCAACACTTATATTTAA
- the SYBU gene encoding syntabulin isoform X3, which produces MTPEPPPSLHHCAWTEATGLRCQAVENILHLAAQSAAQYMASAGNSQDDTGCPSSQSVSPVKTPSDAGMSPMGFCTRSEDDYSHKRVSVGTFADGNVQPARYKKELKSGFLKTGSEADFSSSSSTGSISAPEVHINAVSGGKKTSFSRKLPYRTEPQKRVSRSTTESSLRPQAHGRIRDPCRVPFSPNVHSRVSHGRSHTCSSTKPVHSPPVSREKDLFSVLCRNQTTPINVHDAYGVSSPSSSNSGSYKGSDTSPTLRRTMRYASCGDNHGIKPPSPEQYLTPLQQKEVSIRHLKAKLKESQGTLEERETEIEDLKSQLARMREDWIEEECHRVEAQLALKEARKEIRQLKQFIETMKNSLAEKDKGIQKYFIDINIQNRKLETLLRSMELAQDGAFRDDSCLDYICNSPGASLTESAIYDKMSDALLMEDQAMEEMADCDLLNDDLANRDCLYDDVVMDTMSDESLTNLNSTTLQGKVSFEKDREKFNSKRAQGSSWMEQAIQTDIVPYSLDLENLILKIFKSHNDKLIGQSSVLQGLQLKCSTNLIDLTPDDPNSAILLSPDSQNNDSLLIPMSNRAMKELDFDGPSVQLPSTDTAQTCVAEKHWSDHFLTDFLAVAVPVIPSVLWAFTTQRGNPDPVYNFGTMMRGCCLMALHTLRKTSTNTYI; this is translated from the exons ATGACACCAGAACCACCTCCTTCCCTTCATCATTGTGCTTGGACAGAGGCCACCGGGCTCAGATGTCAGGCTGTGGAAAACATTCTGCATCTGGCTGCACAGTCGGCAGCTCAATACATGGCTTCTGCTGGAAACTCCCAAG ATGATACAGGCTGCCCCAGTAGTCAGTCTGTGTCCCCAGTCAAGACGCCCTCTGATGCTGGCATGAGCCCAATGGGATTCTGCACCAGAAGTGAGGATGACTACAGCCACAAGAGAGTCAGTGTCGGAACTTTTGCAGATGGAAACGTTCAGCCGGCTCGATACAAAAAGGAACTGAAGAGCGGTTTCCTGAAGACAG GAAGTGAAGCAGACTTCAGTTCTTCTAGCAGTACCGGCAGCATATCTGCTCCAGAGGTTCATATAAATGCTGTGTCCGGAGGCAAGAAGACGTCGTTCTCACGCAA GCTGCCTTACCGTACCGAGCCCCAGAAACGTGTCTCCAGGAGTACCACTGAGAG CTCGCTAAGGCCCCAAGCACACGGCCGTATTCGGGATCCGTGTCGCGTCCCATTCTCCCCCAACGTCCATAG TCGTGTCTCCCATGGACGAAGTCATACATGCTCCTCGACAAAGCCTGTGCACAGTCCCCCTGTCTCGCGTGAGAAGGATCTTTTTTCAGTTCTCTGCAGAAACCAGACTACCCCAATAAATGTTCATGATGCCTACGGTGTGTCTTCTCCGAGCAGCAGTAACTCTGGGTCCTACAAGGGCAGCGATACCAGCCCTACTCTACG ACGTACCATGAGATATGCATCTTGTGGTGATAACCACGGCATCAAGCCGCCGTCTCCTGAACAATATCTGACCCCACTTCAGCAGAAGGAAGTCTCTATACGGCACCTGAAAGCAAAGTTAAAGGAGTCACAGGGCACCCTGGAGGAAAG gGAAACAGAAATAGAAGACCTAAAATCTCAGCTCGCTCGCATGAGAGAAGACTGGATTGAAGAGGAATGTCATCGTGTGGAAGCCCAGCTCGCCTTGAAAGAAGCCCGGAAGGAAATCAGACAACTAAAGCAGTTCATTGAGACCATGAAAAACAGTTTAGCTGAGAAGGATAAAGGAATTCAGAAATATTTTATAGACATTAATATTCAGAACCGGAAGTTGGAGACTCTGCTGCGTAGCATGGAGCTGGCTCAAGATGGGGCATTTAGAGATGACTCGTGTTTGGACTACATATGTAACTCTCCAGGGGCGTCTCTTACAGAAAGTGCCATTTACGATAAAATGTCGGATGCACTTCTAATGGAAGACCAAGCAATGGAGGAAATGGCAGATTGTGACCTCCTGAATGATGATCTGGCAAACAGAGACTGTTTGTATGATGATGTCGTCATGGACACCATGAGTGATGAAAGTCTGACAAATTTGAATTCTACCACATTGCAGGGCAAGGTCAGCTTTGAAAAGGACAGGGAGAAATTTAATTCCAAAAGGGCTCAAGGTTCAAGTTGGATGGAACAGGCAATCCAGACCGATATTGTTCCTTACAGCCTTGATCTTGAAAATCTCATCCTGAAGATCTTCAAATCTCATAATGACAAGCTGATTGGTCAGTCTTCTGTTTTGCAGGGGCTCCAATTGAAGTGTTCTACTAACTTAATAGATTTGACCCCCGATGATCCAAATTCTGCCATACTTCTCTCCCCGGATTCTCAGAACAATGATTCTCTTCTAATTCCCATGTCAAACCGTGCTATGAaagaacttgattttgatggacCTTCAGTTCAGCTGCCAAGTACAGACACGGCACAGACCTGTGTAGCCGAGAAACACTGGAGTGACCATTTTTTGACCGACTTCCTGGCTGTGGCTGTGCCTGTAATTCCTTCAGTTTTATGGGCATTCACTACCCAAAGAGGAAATCCTGACCCGGTGTATAACTTTGGTACGATGATGCGAGGTTGTTGCTTGATGGCTCTACATACTCTTCGGAAAACCTCAACCAACACTTATATTTAA